A genome region from Streptomyces sp. NBC_01296 includes the following:
- a CDS encoding MFS transporter — protein MNVAHTQTDRAAARAPRPGITLAALAAAQFTVMLATSIVNVALPQIRAGVGLSDGGTTWVVNAYGLAFGALLLAGGRAADLLGRRRVLVFGLALFAAASLAAGVAASASVLIAARAVQGLGAAAIAPAALALAMDLFPPGPGRGRALGVWGAVSGAGGAGGVLLGGVLTQAWGWPWIFHSVALGAALVLAAVATLVPRAPGRKDGRFDLLGTAVITLALTCLVWGLTTARGAGWSDAGVLGSLVGAGTLLAAFAVIELRRPNALIPPRLFATGRVAAGNLLMALLGSVWIALFFFLPLYQQQVLGEDPLTTGMGQLPLAGANMLGAAMAPRISRRIGATATVTAALFTEAAGLLWLSGISAHGSYLVDVLGPSILVGLGLSIAFVQLTALAVDGVPPQDAGLAGGLVNTTRQVGGAIGLAALATLAGSVTGHAAVHQPHLEALTAGYRTAFTVSAAVLAATALLALILARCTGPRTAAAARPASDPQPSRPQPSPIP, from the coding sequence ATGAACGTCGCACACACGCAGACGGACCGGGCAGCTGCTCGAGCTCCCCGGCCGGGTATCACGCTCGCGGCGCTGGCCGCCGCTCAGTTCACCGTCATGCTCGCCACTTCCATCGTGAACGTGGCGCTCCCGCAGATCCGCGCCGGGGTGGGTCTCTCTGACGGCGGGACCACCTGGGTGGTCAACGCCTACGGCCTGGCGTTCGGGGCGCTGCTCCTCGCGGGCGGCCGGGCGGCCGATCTCCTCGGCCGCCGTCGGGTGCTGGTCTTCGGCCTCGCGCTGTTCGCGGCGGCGTCACTGGCAGCGGGAGTGGCCGCATCCGCGAGCGTCCTGATCGCGGCCCGTGCCGTTCAGGGCCTCGGCGCCGCGGCCATCGCCCCGGCCGCGCTCGCCCTGGCGATGGACCTGTTCCCGCCCGGACCCGGGCGGGGCAGGGCGCTGGGGGTGTGGGGCGCGGTTTCCGGAGCGGGAGGGGCAGGCGGCGTCCTGCTGGGTGGTGTCCTCACCCAGGCGTGGGGCTGGCCCTGGATCTTCCACTCCGTGGCGCTCGGGGCGGCGCTGGTCCTGGCCGCCGTGGCGACGCTGGTGCCACGGGCGCCGGGGCGCAAGGACGGGCGGTTCGACCTGCTGGGCACCGCCGTCATCACCCTGGCCCTGACCTGCCTGGTCTGGGGACTGACCACCGCACGCGGCGCCGGCTGGTCGGATGCCGGGGTGCTGGGCTCGCTCGTCGGAGCCGGCACACTGCTCGCAGCCTTCGCCGTGATCGAGCTTCGCCGGCCGAACGCGCTCATACCACCGCGCCTGTTCGCCACCGGCAGGGTCGCCGCCGGCAACCTGCTGATGGCCCTGCTGGGGTCCGTGTGGATCGCGCTGTTCTTCTTCCTGCCGCTCTACCAGCAACAGGTTCTCGGGGAGGATCCCCTGACCACGGGTATGGGCCAACTCCCGCTCGCCGGAGCCAATATGCTCGGCGCGGCCATGGCGCCCCGCATCTCGCGGCGCATCGGCGCCACCGCGACGGTGACCGCGGCCCTGTTCACCGAGGCTGCCGGCCTGCTGTGGCTGTCCGGCATCAGCGCCCACGGCAGCTACCTCGTGGACGTCCTCGGTCCGAGCATCCTGGTCGGCCTCGGCCTGAGCATCGCCTTCGTCCAGCTCACCGCACTCGCCGTGGACGGCGTCCCGCCGCAGGACGCGGGGCTGGCCGGCGGCCTGGTGAACACCACCCGCCAGGTCGGAGGCGCGATCGGCCTCGCTGCCCTGGCGACCCTGGCCGGTTCCGTCACCGGGCACGCCGCGGTCCACCAGCCGCACTTGGAGGCGCTCACCGCGGGCTACCGCACCGCCTTCACGGTCTCGGCCGCGGTCCTGGCCGCCACCGCGCTCCTCGCGCTGATCCTCGCCCGCTGCACCGGCCCGCGAACCGCAGCCGCCGCCCGCCCGGCGTCCGATCCGCAACCCTCCCGTCCGCAGCCCTCCCCGATCCCCTGA